DNA from Roseimicrobium sp. ORNL1:
CACCCTTGAGTGTGCGCAATGCCACGATCACAAGTATGACCCCTTTTCCATCAAGGACTACTACCAGATGGCGGCGTACTTTGACAAAGGGGACGAGTTTGGTTTGTTCGCACGCCATTGCAACGGGACGCCAACGCCCTGCACCTATGCCTACAAGCCGGGGCAGGAGGCAGAGCAGACGAGGTTAATGCAGGCGATCACGACTGCGGAATCCAACCTTCAAAAGGTACGCGAGGAAGCGCGCAGCCGTTTCGTGGAGTGGTGCCGGCATTCAGCCCCACCGCTGCGGGCCGGTGGCATGTGGTCTGTGATCAGCGCGACGGGTCAGTCCGGGCGCACTCCCTCGGTCATGCCCGAGCCGGAGTTGTCGATCAGCTTTGACGCCGTGGATGAGAAGGAGCGCGACTACCACATTTCGCTCGCACCCGCAGTGCGCACCGTCACCCCGGCCACTGGTGTCACCCTGAAAGGCGTGGTTGGCCGGGCTTGCGAGTTTCCAAAACCGTACGGTGGCACGTGCACCTTTCCAGAAGATGTCTGCCACTATCGGAAGTATACGCCCTTCAGCTTTGCTTTTTGGCTCACCGTGCCAGAGACCCCTCAGTGGGCTCCCGTGTTGCATCGCAGTCGTGGGGGGCTGGATGCCGCCTACCGGGGATACGACGTAATGTTCTCCGACGGCAAGCTTACCGCGACACTGGCCCATTTTTATCCAGGTGATGCCATTCGCATCCAGGCCGTTGAAGAGATCGACTTCACCACCTGGCGCCATGTGGCCCTCACCTATGATGGCTCCAGCCGCGCGGAGGGGCTGCGGTTGTATGTGAATGGCAAGCCGATCGCGACGAAAGTGGTGCGCGACAGCCTGCGCCGCGATATCGACTACCTCGCGGAGTGGAGTGATCTCAACAACAACCAGGTGGCAGACGGAAGTGAAGAGCCACCCCGGCTGACCTTGGGAGCTCGTGGCAATGACACTGCTCTCATGGGCGCTGCCGTGGACGAACTTCGGGCTTACAATCGCACACTCAGCCCGGTGGAAATCACCTTGCTAAGTGGCAATGCCGTGCCCGAGAACGATGAGCCATGGTTCGACTGGTATGTCCGGGAAGTCGATGCCGAGGGCGTGAAGGCCCACGCGACACTGAACGAGGCGAGAAAGACCGAAACGCTCTTCAATGTCGGCCTGAGAGATGTCATGGTCATGGAGGACTCACCGTGGACCGCGAGAGTCACCCCGATCTTGACCCGCGGTGATTTCAGGACACCCCGTGAAACGGTGGAGCCGGGAACGCCGGCCACGCTCAATCCAATGCCTGAAGGCGCGCCGAAGAACCGCCTGGGATTGGCTCAGTGGATGCTGGACGAAAAGAACCCACTGACAGCACGTGTGCAGGTGAATCGTATCTGGACCATGCTCTTCGGTCGGGGACTGGTGGCGACGCCCCAGGATTTCGGCGTGCAAGGACAGGTCCCTGCCCTCCCCGAGTTGCTGGACTACCTCGCCGTGCGGCTCGTGGAGCAGCACTGGGACATGAAAGCACTCTGCCGTGAGATTGTGCTCTCCTCCACCTATGGCCAAAGCAGCCTGCCCGCCGATAAGGGGCAACTTGAGGCTGACCCTGCCAATGATCTGCTGGCACGGGGACCGCGCAATCGGCTCAGTGCCGAGCAGCTCAGGGACACCGTGCTGGCGGCGAGCGGACTCCTCAATCCCCAAGTTGGTGGCCCCAGCGTCAAACCCTACCAGCCGGACAGACTCTGGGAGGACAGCGCCACGCAGCACGAGTATGTGCAGGACAAGGGGGCCGACTTGTATCGCAGGAGTTTGTACACCTTCTGGCGCCGCACCTGCCCTCCCCCGGCGATGACTGTGTTCGATGCGCCCAGTCGTGAGTTTTGTCTGGTAAATCGCGTCCCCACCACGACGCCTCTGCAAGTGCTGACGATCTGGAATGATACTGGCTACCTCGAGGCAGCACGAGTGATGGCAGAGCACCTGGTTCAGCAGTACCCGTCCAGCAAGGACGACCCCCAACGTGTCATCATGGCCTTCCGCTTGCTGACAGGAAAGCACCCCACCGCCGGCCAGACCAGCGCCATGAGCGCACTCATCAAGGCCGGCCGGGAGGAATTCGCAGCCAACAATGCCGACGCCGAGACGCTGCTGGCCAGTACGGGGGAATCTGCACGGGTGGCAGGTTTGTCGAATTCGGAAGTGGCCGCCACGCTGATGATGGTGCGGGCACTCTTCAACGCGGAGGCCTTTTTGGTTTGCTACTGACACCCGGAATTTCCCTGACATGTCCAGTCTGATGCAACATCTGTTTCCATGCCGGCAAGTTGCCGACCACAGCGGCTACACCCGCCGTGAGTGGCTCAGCCGAATGGGATATGGCACAGGCGCCGCAGCCCTTGCGGCCTTGCTCGGCGACGGGAAATCTCATGCCGCGCCCGCACTGGCCGACGGCACAACGCTGCCTCACTTCGCTCCCAAGGCGAAGCGGGTGATCTGTCTTTTCATGAGCGGTGGGGCTTCTCACCTGGAGTCCTTCGATAACAAGCCCCTGCTTCGCGAACGTCATGGGAAGCCTCTTCCTCCGTCCGTGTTTAAAGGCCGGTTGCCGCTGGGGATGTCGCAGTATCAGAGCGAGTTTCTTCTTCAGGGTTCCAAATTTCCCTTCCAGCAGCACGGCCAGGGCGGAGCGTGGATCAGCGATCGATTCCCCTATCTCGCGGAGCAGGCGGACAAGCTGTGCTTCATCAAGAGCATGGTATCCGAAGCTGTGAATCACGATCCGGCGATCATGTTCGTGAACAGCGGGCACCAACTGGCGGGACGACCCACCATGGGATCATGGCTCAGCTATGGCCTCGGCTCGGAGAATGAGAACCTCCCTGCCTACATCGTGATGGTCACGAAGCGGAACACGGATCAGCCCTTGTCCACGCGGCTGTGGGACAGCGGTTTCCTGCCGAGCCAGCATCAAGGAGTGACCTTCAGGCCCGGGACTGAGCCGGTGCTGTTTCTGCACAATCCCAAAGGTCTGAGCGATTCGCTCCATCGAAAAATGGTGGAGCAAGTGGTGGAAGTGCAGCAGGAGGAACTGCGCCTGCGAGGAGAAGCGGAAATTACGGCGCGGATCAAGCAGATGGAAATGGCATTCCGCATGCAGACGGCAGTGCCTGAGGTGACTGATGTCTCGCAGGAGCCGAAGTCTGTCATCGAGCGCTACGGCAAGGGCGTCTCGAAACCCGGCAGCTTCGCGCGCAACTGTCTCATCGCACGCAAGCTCTGTGAGAAGGGCGTCCGTTTCATCCAGTTGTTCCATCCTGGCTGGGACCAGCATGCCGCCCTGGACACCCGGTTTGAAAAGGGAGCCAAGGATGTGGATCAACCCGCAGCCGCTCTGCTCGTGGATCTGGAGGAACGAGGCCTGCTGCAGGAGACGCTCGTGATGTTTGTCACGGAGTTCGGGCGCACGCCCTACTCCCAAGGCCCTGTTTCAAATGGCACGAGCGGAGGATATGGTCGCGAGCACCATCGTGACGCATTCTCATTCTGGGTTGCGGGCGGTGGCGTGAAAGGTGGCACCACCTACGGCGAGACCGACGAGTTTGGATTCGATGTGATCAAAGACAAAGTCACTGTGAATGATTTCCACGCCACCATGCTTCACTTGCTCGGCATCGATCACGAGCGCTTCACCTACCGTTTCCAGGGGCGGGACTACCGCCTGACGAATGTCGCGGGCACTGTGGTGAAACCCATCCTGGCATGATTATTTCCAGATGGTGAGCAGGAAATTCATTCGTGGGGCGCTGGTCCTTTTGATCCTCTCCGTTGCCGTGACGGCCACCGTCATGTACCGGATCGAACGCCATAAACAGAAGGCGGCCGCCGAGCAGGCCCGGAGAAGCAGCAGCAGCAAAGCCAAACACATGCCGGCGGAGGAAGTTCCCGACGAACCTGCGCCTCCACCCCCGAAGCCGCCCAAGGTCACCGTCCTGGGTCCTGCGGCCAAAGAACACCTGGCGGAAAAATCCTTCATCTCCTCGCTGAGAGCCGCGTTCCTGTGGAGAAGCAGCCAGCCAAAAAGTCCTGAAACGGATCGGGTGTTCTTGGAGAAGCTCTCCGCCATTACCGTTGACGATCTACCCCCTGAGCGCAAGAGCGCCTGGCTTTCACTCCTCGATGCCTGGAAAGCACTTGGGAATCCTGCCAAGGCGGAGGACCCACAAATCAAGGAACAGGGCCGACGAGCCGCCGAGTCACTCAATCTCATGTTCAAGGCCCACGGCGACCTGGACCTTGTCTTCTGAGAGTTTCAAAGAGGCATAACCTCTTTCCTTGAAAGGTGCCTGCATGGGCGCACAGCGCACGGTGGAAGCGAATCTGGATCAAGCGTCCTCCCTCCACCTTTGTCTCGCCATGCCCTCCAACCAATCCGGCACGCATTTCCCTTCCGACCCGCTGCGTGGTCGCGTGGCACTGGTCACGGGCGCAGGCTCCGGCATCGGCGAAGCTGCCTCAGTGATGCTCGCGGCGGCCGGAGCACGCGTGGCCCTTGTCGGGAGGACGGAGAGTGAACTGAAGGAAACTCAGGACACCATCCGCAATCTGGGCGGCGAGGCGGAATGTTTCGTGGCAGATGTATCCAGTGAGGCAGACGTGTCCGGCGTGATGTATCGACTGCAGGAAAAGTGGCAGCGGCTGGACATCGTCTTTGCCAATGCAGGCATCAACGGCGTGTGGGCCCCCATCGAGCAAATTAAGGAGGTGGAATGGGAGGACACCGTCTCCATCAACCTGAAGGGGACCTACCTCACCCTGAAGCACGCCGCACCGTTGCTGAAGGCGCAAGGGGGCTCAGTGATCATCAACTCCTCCATCAACGGCACACGCATCTTCAGCAACCTCGGCGCCACGGCCTACTCCTGTACCAAGGCGGCGCAGGTAGCTTTGACGAAGATGCTGGCACTCGAGTGGGCGGAACATCACATCCGCGTGAATGCGGTCTGCCCGGGTGCCATCACCACCAGCATCAATGACTCCACTGAGAAACGTGGACTCGAACCGGAGAAACTTCCGGACTGGGCCGGGCACAGCACCGTACCCCTCACCCACGGCAGATCCGGCACCGCAGAGCAGGTGGCATCCGTGGTGTTGTTTCTCGCCAGTGATGCCTCCTCTCATGTGACAGGCACGGAGATCTATGTGGACGGCGGGCAGTCGCTCCTCGGTTGATAGTAGTCCGCCGAGACTTGGCGGTCAGCGGCGATAACACCCTCAAATGCAAAATGAGAAATAAAAAATGAAAAGTGCATGATGGCTCCGCACCTCAATCACTTTTCATTTTGCATCTTTCATTTCTCATTTTGCATTCCTCTAAACGCCCCACCAAGCCTCGATGGGCTATTTCCTTTTCCACCGTCTACTTTCTCGCCGCACGTCCTGACTCCACGATCAATTCCTCTGCCTTCTTGATGCGTGGACCATACACGGTGTGCACCTCGTACTCTGACCATGAATGCTCCAACCGCTCGTTCCAGGTATCGCTGCCAAACGTTCCCGGAAGGTTGAACCTCTGTGGAATGCCCAGCAGATCGCTCGACATCAGTCCCGCCAGCACACAGGGCGTGGCAAAGAGAGACCGCTGCAAATCGCCCAGCAACTCAGCATTCAGCTCCGCTGGCGCATCTC
Protein-coding regions in this window:
- a CDS encoding DUF1501 domain-containing protein, whose translation is MQHLFPCRQVADHSGYTRREWLSRMGYGTGAAALAALLGDGKSHAAPALADGTTLPHFAPKAKRVICLFMSGGASHLESFDNKPLLRERHGKPLPPSVFKGRLPLGMSQYQSEFLLQGSKFPFQQHGQGGAWISDRFPYLAEQADKLCFIKSMVSEAVNHDPAIMFVNSGHQLAGRPTMGSWLSYGLGSENENLPAYIVMVTKRNTDQPLSTRLWDSGFLPSQHQGVTFRPGTEPVLFLHNPKGLSDSLHRKMVEQVVEVQQEELRLRGEAEITARIKQMEMAFRMQTAVPEVTDVSQEPKSVIERYGKGVSKPGSFARNCLIARKLCEKGVRFIQLFHPGWDQHAALDTRFEKGAKDVDQPAAALLVDLEERGLLQETLVMFVTEFGRTPYSQGPVSNGTSGGYGREHHRDAFSFWVAGGGVKGGTTYGETDEFGFDVIKDKVTVNDFHATMLHLLGIDHERFTYRFQGRDYRLTNVAGTVVKPILA
- a CDS encoding SDR family NAD(P)-dependent oxidoreductase; translation: MGAQRTVEANLDQASSLHLCLAMPSNQSGTHFPSDPLRGRVALVTGAGSGIGEAASVMLAAAGARVALVGRTESELKETQDTIRNLGGEAECFVADVSSEADVSGVMYRLQEKWQRLDIVFANAGINGVWAPIEQIKEVEWEDTVSINLKGTYLTLKHAAPLLKAQGGSVIINSSINGTRIFSNLGATAYSCTKAAQVALTKMLALEWAEHHIRVNAVCPGAITTSINDSTEKRGLEPEKLPDWAGHSTVPLTHGRSGTAEQVASVVLFLASDASSHVTGTEIYVDGGQSLLG
- a CDS encoding DUF1553 domain-containing protein is translated as MSSWAAAGKVSYNFEVRPILASKCFSCHGSDPKNRKGDLRLDTFADATAKAIKPGNPAESDLMQRVLSADPDDAMPPPEKHQSLTSAQKEVLRRWIAEGAEYEAHWAFVPPAKPTAKSIDEIVQANLKAKSWPAAPAAEKHEWLRRVTLGLTGMVPTLQEMDAFLADEGPGAREAVVDRLLSRPAYGERMAAVWLDAARYADTFGRHEDMENYMWPWRDWVIRAFNDNMPYDQFLLWQMAGDLLPQATNEQRIATGFHRLAMMTNEAGSNPEENRWMQIFDRVQTTSTAILGLTLECAQCHDHKYDPFSIKDYYQMAAYFDKGDEFGLFARHCNGTPTPCTYAYKPGQEAEQTRLMQAITTAESNLQKVREEARSRFVEWCRHSAPPLRAGGMWSVISATGQSGRTPSVMPEPELSISFDAVDEKERDYHISLAPAVRTVTPATGVTLKGVVGRACEFPKPYGGTCTFPEDVCHYRKYTPFSFAFWLTVPETPQWAPVLHRSRGGLDAAYRGYDVMFSDGKLTATLAHFYPGDAIRIQAVEEIDFTTWRHVALTYDGSSRAEGLRLYVNGKPIATKVVRDSLRRDIDYLAEWSDLNNNQVADGSEEPPRLTLGARGNDTALMGAAVDELRAYNRTLSPVEITLLSGNAVPENDEPWFDWYVREVDAEGVKAHATLNEARKTETLFNVGLRDVMVMEDSPWTARVTPILTRGDFRTPRETVEPGTPATLNPMPEGAPKNRLGLAQWMLDEKNPLTARVQVNRIWTMLFGRGLVATPQDFGVQGQVPALPELLDYLAVRLVEQHWDMKALCREIVLSSTYGQSSLPADKGQLEADPANDLLARGPRNRLSAEQLRDTVLAASGLLNPQVGGPSVKPYQPDRLWEDSATQHEYVQDKGADLYRRSLYTFWRRTCPPPAMTVFDAPSREFCLVNRVPTTTPLQVLTIWNDTGYLEAARVMAEHLVQQYPSSKDDPQRVIMAFRLLTGKHPTAGQTSAMSALIKAGREEFAANNADAETLLASTGESARVAGLSNSEVAATLMMVRALFNAEAFLVCY